In Corylus avellana chromosome ca8, CavTom2PMs-1.0, the genomic stretch ATAAAATGTTATATGCTTTCCATCGAAGGTTCATTTTGACTTTTATAATGTTTGACCACATTGCGTAATGTTCAGTAAAACGTGCATAATTTTTGTTATGAGTCACAAAATTGTGCATGTTACTCTATTTCGGAATGGAAATGTTAGGTATTATTCTAGTATTCTCCTgatgtcctcccaactgtgatgtgacttttaaaattattgttgaatttgagattatcattattgacggttaatttattggtgattttaaaagccgcATCACAATTGAGAGGACACAAGAGAACGCTAGAAGAACATCTAGCATTTCCCATTTCGGAAAGCTCTTTTCAAAACAGGAAATGTTGggtattcttctagtgttcACTCTactgtgatgtagcttttaaaatcacgaataaattaaaagtcaataatgataatctcaaattgaacggtaattttaaaagtcacatcacagttggaaaGATACTAGGAGAACAGTAGAAGAACATCTAgtatttctctttcaaaaagCATGTTGTGATAACTATTCCAGTATTTTTTTAGGATTCAAAAACCAaatgttttcctttttaagaCAGTGTTTTCAATGCTTTCGTATCATTTAGGAATCCTACCTTAACATTTGTGACATAATTGCTTCCATAATCATTATCCTAATCATTCCACTTTAAAGACGATGtgttttcatttgatttatCAATATTACACTCGGTTTCATATTTTAATCTATAATTTTTGAAGCTGGACGTTACATCTATACAACCCAATAGGTAGTCCCGGACAGAGTACGTAGAAGAACTCAAACATGAATTCTTTGCAGGACAATTGCTCGAAGATATCTAAGAATTTAAGGGTTAAGatggaagaaaaatgaaagaacatgagttgtaattttttattcttctttaaATGTCAAGAGAGAGTTGACTTTTTGtagtttaaatataattttttatttttttatggcttatatatatatatatatatatatatatatatatatatattattctttgtACTTTGTAATAGATATGAACTAACACCAACATAACTTACCATTGACCGACGCAATTTGGCTAATACActattcttttgattttatattaattttttctatattttgacTATTAGAAGGTAGGAAACTAAAATCTTGTAAGCCAAATAAACACTAAATATTACTCAGTACACCTTTCAAgtaaagttcaaattttatataatattatatatagtataaATAAGGGGTAAATAGGTAACTTCACTTACTGTCTCCTTTGTTTGTAATAGCACcatgaagtttaaaaattatactttgGTGTGGCTCATTTTTGATTTTCAACTACCTCCTCGTTaagattttacttttttttatatctgGATGGTAAATTCATAAAATGCACtcatttatattaaaatatttttaaaaaaaaaactcctgcATACGGGTTCGCTAGTGGATCTAACCCAccggtcatattattattattattattattattattatataaagaACAGTCGTAggtcactttttctttttcttttcaaaaatataataatgataataataatttttttttttgtaaataagaataaatttgaaatttttaaaactttcaaGGATATAAAGGTTNNNNNNNNNNNNNNNNNNNNNNNNNNNNNNNNNNNNNNNNNNNNNNNNNNNNNNNNNNNNNNNNNNNNNNNNNNNNNNNNNNNNNNNNNNNNNNNNNNNNTAATGGAAGggggtaattgaaaaaaatcaaaagatcgatacactaaagtgagagtttttaaactttggagggtgtttgcaaaaggcgtGACATTTAACTTACccctataaataaatataatatataacataatatgtttaaaaatttataagatttagtttgattgtatatttaCTATTCATTATCCTAAAtaatttatgagaaaatatattcAAACTCCATGAACTACTACCCCTcactaaaataattttcattagcGCTTGAAGTACTTTTTCATTTGGGCCTTTGAATTACCAAGTGTAACAAGCATACtctgctattatatatatatatatatatatatatatatataacatctcGCCATGTGACAagtgttggaaataattttatcCAACTGGCCCATCAGATTTTGGACTTCAAGGCCAATGACAAGCCTACAAGAAAAGCACCATTGGAGTAGAAGTCTTAATTCGGGTCCAATTACAACTCCTTGAAGAATCTAACACATTAGTCCTACTCTATACCAAATTGACGTAGGATCTCATGTCCAATTCAAACTCTCAGCACTCCCGCAtcaagttgaagaagaagaccTAGTCCAAATCTAACTCTACTTCTCAGCCTATAAAGAGGCTCTTACACCATGTATAAAGTGAAGTATTATGCATTGAGCTTACTTTTCTTTTAGGAACTGACTTAGGCATCCAAGTTTTCTCAGCATAGACACTTTTGACGCGCATTGGAGTTTCCTCGGTATAGACAGTTTTGACACTTGTCATTTTGTAGCGATTGTGGGAAAGTGAAGAACACCTCAAAGAACACACCATATCGAACACTGTTCTAACAACAAGCATAATCTGAACTTTGGTCAAGTTACACACACTTCCCCTAATCCTTAAGTGAGTTTGtggattaaaaaagaaaattttgctgcaataataaaagaaaagtagtACCACTAAGTGGAATATGAGTTATTCCTGTCTTCAGctttgttgggagataaagtggTTATTGAGTTTTTACCAAGAATACATTAAtttacataattgaacacaaagcctaagctaataggctaaggtccacttagatatattaagtatttttatttatttattttatatatataatgtgggactcaacactcacaagtgtatTCACAACTGACTTATTATGAAAGTCAAAGTGTTACAAAAGGCTCCCTGTAGATGGTCAATGACTCAATGTATGCTTGTCACATGGTGGGCTTATTGCTTAGAGCTGTCTAATATTTTCCATGTCATTGGGTGCTTGAGTGGAGCCTTAGGCATATTTATTGtatcaccaaaaataaaaataaaaataaaaatccacccttaaaaagtatattaataaattaaaaaaaaacaaacaaacaaacaaacaaagagattatgctcattttctttatttttccttttttagacGGAAACAAAGTGAGACAAATAGGGGTTGTTTagtttttcgtttttaaaaataattagtttttatatttacataatgtttattttatttttaaaaaatgtaacttAAAAAAGCTGTTATAGTAGAATACCAAAATAGtggtttttttaatatatatattaaaaaaaaaaaaaaaaaaaactttgattcCCAGTTTCAAATgtaaaatcattaaaaacatCTTATTTGAtagttctaaatttttttaaaaaaatagttttagaaAACACAACCCAATAAACATATAACCTCACCAATAACCATTGCATCAACAGTAAAGATTGGATCACTATCTTCCAAAATTCTTAAGGTATTTCACCTTCTTAAATCTCAATCATTAATCTGAAAATGAATGGTTTAGATTTGGTCCTTAAACACGAGGGCCTTGGCCCTTGAAGCCCAACTCCTCTATCAAGCCGAAAATATATTTCCATATATAACCCTCGGGCTCAAGTACAAAGTCAAAACCGGACCCAAGTTCTCGTTGAAAAGTCCACAATGTAGATTGTGCAGTTTGACTCGGAgtcgtttttttgtttgtttgtttttaattcaattcaattcaagaaagtggaaggaaaaagaagaagatattacacgaaaaagtaaaaacaaagaaCGAACGACTCAAACAAAGCCTtgaacaaccaaaaaaattgaataaaagtgTTATAAAACTTTAAATTATTAGAATGAGTCAAATAATTGATCTGATTCATCAAGAAAACTGAAACAGTTATAAATGACGGTTTGCAAAGACAAAATTTCTTAAATAGAACGATACACAAAGTAACCGTGACAAGCAAATAGatacttttcaaattttttaaacaaaacgaTTTACGAAGCAGCTGCGACAAGTGAGTAAATACTTTGTAACAATAAAACAACCACTTAGATAGGTTGACACCGAGTCAATGAAGgagattttaagttttttggatcTAAAACCACATTTGTACAGTCAACTGAAATCAACATTTTCAGTGGTAATAGGTGGTACTAGTATTTAGGACCacactaccttttttttttttttttttttttttttttttcaggcaAGGATTCATTGAACATAGGGGGGAATGTGAAgtaaaaaataagggaaaaatgtaaattcaattattgtggtttacttgatttacaattaattctttgtggtattaaaatgaactcaaaggtccttgaAGTATGCGAAAAAACtaatttagtctctacagtcaaatttcgttcactgacttaacaaatTTTAATAGCGTAAAACATTAGAGCCAATATAATTGTGATACTTATCCTATTTAAGTCAGTGGCATACTAaggaaatttgttaaattagtggacggaaTCTTattgtagagactaaattatatttttggcatacctcaaggacctttgaattcattttgataccataaggagctaattgtaaattaggtaaaccacaatgactaattttgtatttttcccaaaaaataatgaaCTGCATTATATTAAAGACTtaattgtttgataaaattgttTAGAGGggctttttattaattttttattttattttattttttaaaaatattctaatgtgatataaaaatgaacgtaatttttagtgtttttgtgtttaattacttttttcccTGAATTTGACTTAAGGTTAATGATTTTTGGGGCATGTCATTTTAGAGATCCACATTCGTGGTAATTTCAAGTAGGAGAGCGTGATCAACTACCTCTTTAGGGGTGATCCGCCTATCCCAATTATATATTTGGATGACCAACCACTCATTTGAAGGGAAAAGTGATCCAACCACccattaaattttgtattttatcttattatttgtGTGGTTAACTCACAATGAGGATCATTAACCACAATATGTTTAAAGGGATTGACCTCTTCTTCCCCTTTCCTGAAGAACTTCATACTCCTCATTTAATCTTATGTAGCATTTGGTCATATTTTTGAACTCCACAGGACCACAGGCATATCCATTAGATAAAGCGAGAGGTGTATTTGGTAAACCTTtttgttgtgagtttttgtttgagTTGTAATAAGAAgttattgatataatataaaaatgaaataagatgTTGACTTTTGTGaaaagtggatttttttttttttttgaaaatatatatatataagtgaaaataaggaaaggaaaaggaaagatgGTTTGTCAAACTAATCTGAGGTAGTAATGCCATGCCATGCTACATATTGGAATTGAATAACGTTATTTCATAAACTGTTATACAACTGAATGACGTGTCAATCACCGTCTCCTAGTTTATTGACACAAAATATCTCCGATAGATATTAATCATTCAATGAAGGCTATTGGCAGAAATACGGAACaacattaaatattattattcaattaataaaCCATCAATAGTCCTCCATGCGCCACcatctttttttataatattttttgttgttgaagtgATTCATATCcctttctctcctttttctcttgATTTGGATTTCCCTTAATCATATCATTACATGATGAGGATATAAAATGAGTAGAAAGAGTaatgtaaaagaaataaacttgaaaatattggattgaatgaaGAAATCACTTGACCACCTCATCTTCCATCTGCAAGTGATAAGTGATGATGATGACATTCCCAACCACACAGCGATCTGATTGCTCACCCCCTCTCCACAAACACCCACTAATCACATAATCTTTTTTGACTCTTTTTCCAGATGTGCTCCCCTATATTCTTTCAATCTTCTATCATCATCCATAGTGGCTAATGAAGAACcacaattaccaattaattaattaaaaaagaaaactaaaccaCAATCCACAATTGCTTTGGCAAATTGATGAGATTCCATTTCCACCactaatatattatatttctttaaCATACAAAACACATTTACAATCCAACCCCCTCCACTACCTCCAAATAACAAAAGCCTACGACGTCGTTTACCCAccctccctccctcctcccctccctCCCTTTTGTCTTTTCCCTTATTCGCTTTCAATCACGTTGAGTCGAATACCGACCCCATACCGGCGGTCCCATTCTCGTGCATCGCGGGTGGAGCCGCGTGACGGTGCTCTCCTCCGTACGTTACGATCAGCATCGTCGGATCACTCGGGTCCCTCTCCACGTGTTTCCTCGCCGGGCACAACCTCATCGTACTACACTTGTAATAACCcctgaaacaaacaaaacaattcaCAATCCCAGGACACGTCAGATCATGCGATGAGTTTTTATGATTTAACAGCAGAATCAAACGGTCGGACATGAGGGACTATATAGTAATTACCGTGGGTACGGCGAGCCCTTGATCGGCTTTTGACCATATTTCCTCCAAGAGTACTCATCCGGTGGGATATCAGCGACTTTCGAACTTATAGCCGGTACCCTTATTGTTTTCTTCTCCCGATTTTTcctgaaaatttaaaaaacatttattagCCACAACAATTACCAAATAGAATTAAAAGAAGGCTGCTCCAAAAAGCGTTACTTTGGTCAAAGTCTACTATCTCCGTATAAAAAAGGCAAAACTGTGCCGTTTAGGAAGTTTGATTTTTTGGCAcaagtcattttcttttttcttttttttttttttttaaccttccTAAAAGACTACGCTTCAAAGAGACAGACCCCTATCGTGTCAGTATCACGCGTGCTGTGTCCGGCAGTAGGTGATAGATTTACTGTTTCCGGACCCACTCGTTGACCCGAACTCGGTGCTTTGAAGCAGATGAGCTCGCGTTGACTCGAGCGATTCGACTCAATTTCGACCGAGTCGGCGCagtttttacaaataaaaatgtaataaatCAAATACTATTATTTTCTAACCAACGGCTCCTAGTGGTTTGACATTTGGTAAGAGTTACCCAGTTAACTCGGTTCACGCATAATAAAATGTGTAGTAAAAATTGCGCAGATGGTGAAGAGCACGGCGTACCTTTTCTTGGAGCAATGGCACTTGCTGCCGGAGCCTGAGAACTTTCCGGAGACATTGTCGGAGTGCTCGTGGCACCTCTTCTTGTAGGGAGCCGTCGATAGCGGAGGTTTTCCGCCGGAAACGGCCGGCGCTGGGGCGACCAAGATCGACGGCCCTAGCTTCCCGTTCGAGACGCTGCCGTCTCCGGTGATCGCCGACGACATGAACGACGAGCTCGACGACACGCTGAAGTTCTCCTTCGTGAAATCCAGTTCGGTAGTCTTCGGGTTCGAGGCGAAAACATTGGGTTCCGAGAAGACGAGGGTCAAACTCTGCGGCTGAGACGGGACGAATCTCGCCGGAGCAGGGATCGGAGCCTGAGGTAAGGCCTCCGGAGATACGATCGTGGGCGTAGAAGTGATCGGAGTAGgaactagggttagggtttgcgAGTGAGGAACGAAGAGAGAGGCGGATGACGAGGAGGAGGATGTTGAAGACGAGTGTCGAACCGGTCCGCGCCTGAACCGGGCGTGGCCGGTCCGGTTCAGGAGAGAAATGACCTTCTTGAAATTTGATACGGTGTGGTCCGTTATAACGGTGCAGTCCAGGTGGCTTGGCtgctggtggtggtggtgggacTGAGACAAGACGCGAATCAGATGCTCCATGCTCTTCAGGCCCTGCGACGCAGCTTCCTGTATAGCTGTCTGATCGTCCATCTTCGGAAAGCCCATGAGCTCCACCGCCATTCTGAAAGAGTTttacagagagagaaagagagagagagagagagagagagagctcaacAAGTCATCCAAGTCTACGGTTACCAAATCACAAGGATTGAAACGAGAGAAGGGAGAAAGAGTAGGGAAAGGTGGGGGGAGTGGGAGCGATATAAGGGGGAGGGGGTGACCGGATGACCGGGTAAGAGTTGGGAGAGAAAGATAAAGAAGTCAAAGTGGGTGCGCAATCTGACGGCTCAGATGGGTTTGAAGATTTCTACAAAGGTGGTGAATAAACAAATCAGGTGCGTGGTGGGCCCGTAgttgaataaaatataaaaaaaaaaaaaaggatgagaATTTGGTCGAGAAAATAGGAAAGGTTGACGAGTCTAGAAGAAGTGATCAGTGTGTGGGTTTTACTTGTTCTTTTGTCTAAACTTatattaattttccttttgttgtttgttcGTGGCGTGTCATGTGGGAGTGGACTTGGTAAAGTTGTTAACGTGGATGCcacttattttcaaatttaataaaaacattttgaccttttgtttttgtgtaaAAGTATTAATAGTTTCTTTTTATGTGAAACTTCATACATGGGAAGTACACTGAAGTGAAATACAagtttgtaattattattattattttcaatggggttgtattaaaaaaagggaTTGGGTGAGTGACTATCTGTGCATAAATTTATAACCCATTTAAAACTTTTCAACCTTTAAGTAGATTTAGGTTGGGTGTTGTTTCGACCAAAACagattttttaatatatatattattttatggtGTTCAGTATGATTGAAAATCgtggtcaaattaaaaataatttttcaaatttgaacttTTCATTCTTGAcagggctggcaaaacaggtatCTGACACGTACCTGTTTATTCTACGCAtgcttttttataataagattttagattagatgtataaattatataaaatcttattatagaaaaacatgcataggataaacAAGTACCTACTAGGTACCTGTTTTGCCGGTCATTTTCTCGTACACTCTCTCTCGCAATTCATTATTCACTGTTGTCGAAGACTGCTGGAAATTGTCGGAATCTGCCACCGGATTTCACCAAAGGTTGCCTAAAGTTGAAAGTTGCCAACAATTGCCCATTGTCGCTAATTTTCTATATGAGTCAAacaccgaaaaatgttttcactgaaaaatatttttcaatataaaacattttacatcgaaataaACAGAGCATtgaataaagataaaaattatgaagaatttattatatttgttaatatttttgttttaaaaccaactcaaaacaaaaaaatacttaaatttttttttttaaaaaaaaaaaatacttaaattttttttttttaaaaaaaaaaataatttttacttttaatgtCATATCATaacaatttttcaaacaaaaacaaaaaccccaaaacaCACATGGTCAAAGTTTTATACATCAACCTTATGAACCTACTTTGTTTTTAATTAGTCAATATGGTTGAATTCAATTCATGAATTCAAGctatttttgaaaactatttcaagaaaactaaaatttttccTCCTATTTGAAATTTCAATCTTTTCTCCATTTGTTTCTTCCACCatgtcccacattgaaaagtTGTCCTTATAAGAAATTGTCttccttttattaaaaaaaatcacgtaTTTATTTCTAACAACTATTCTTAGGAGGAAGTTGACTTAGAATTCCaatttgaaaattagaaaaatcatttctagaaaaaaaaacatgacaGGATTAGAATATTTATCTTAAACGGAACGTCCGTTTGGgaacttgaacttgaacttgAGGACTTGACaattttcaacaaaatcaaatattcaTGATTAATCACAATGAGACGATAAATTCCCCATAAATCGGCATGAAAATAGCGTGCGAGAGAAAGAAAGCTGACCAAAAGTGGGTATCACGTGGAGTGACTCGTTTTCTTAATCCGAAACTGTTGACCAACTTTTTCCTTGTTTCTTAAAAACCGTGTATTGCCGGTTCCCCTTATTTTTTACCGTCCAATCGCCCTCAAAGTAATCCGACGGTCACAACAGGAAGAGAGAGTTGACCGcgacttatatatattaattctcGAAAACCCCGAAGTGGTGGGGCTAGTTGTTGTCGCCACGTGTCACAAAATCTTTAATTAGTCTTGAAAATTAGCTGGTGCCTATTGAAAGTGGGAACAATGAAAATGGGGTTGGCCTGTTTCTTTAACCATTTTAAAAAGCTTCCAAtgtcaacaaaaataaataaataataaaaaataaaacaaaacaaaagagattGTGCTTCgaatgtcaaaaaataaataataataataatctgaaaatatcaaaaagtcCACTAGTCTCCAATTTcaaatttctctaaaaaataaagatatgaaaaattaaaaaaggattGTTGCTCTTCCATCTCGATCATAGGTTATAGTTGAACCCCACGGCATCATTTTTAAAAGGTGAATTATGTCACAATAATTCCATacattatgtaattttttttttatttcatctaaatatttttgaattttgttcattttttttttatcaatttaagtttttaaaataaatagtaatttaatatgttaTCAGACTAAAAGCAGCATGAATTTAAACCTCTTTTACGTCATTCACTtgacattttaattaaatattttatatgttagTGGTCTTCTAGTTTAATATAAGAATTAGACTCATCCACCcaaaccaattcaaatgaaatatgatttttcattttatagaTATAGTTGTAGGTTTTTCAATGTGAATAAGAATGATTAGCGTTAcacatataatatttttgaaatctTAAGAATCCTAATGTGGTAAAGTTTCTATAGAACAAAAGTAACCCCTCATTTCATATGATGATgggtatatatattttatttcttaataaaaaataaaagagttaaatCCATATAAGCTAAGAGATTACACCACCGAACCAAATATTGCAGAGGCAATTGCGGCATTGAGAGTAACCTATCTATATCGTGAGTTAAGATTTTATAGGGTGGTTCAAGAAGGCGATACTCTCCAAATGGTGCAGGCACTCAGTTTTTCAAGTGGTGCAGGCACTCAAGAAAGATGGAATGAGTTGGAGTTAGTATGGACATCTTATTGAAGAAGCTCGAGGGGTATTAAATTGTCTACAAAGATGGAAGGTCAATCATGTCAGATGACACCTCAATAAAGCAGTCCACTACCATGCGAAAGAAGCCATTTCTCTCACCGTAGAGCAaggttttattgagaaaattcCTATTATATTTCGGATATTATCTCTGTGGAGCATTGTGCTTAACATTATTTAACTATTTATAAAAGTCgttctattaattaaaaaaaattaaaaaaaaaactatgtatTTAACCAATATAATAAACTTTCAACCCAACTACCTATAATTTTCCAACTAGGATCTAAAAAGAGTGCCCCTTTGTAATATATCTAAGCTAATTGATATTCTTACGTCAAATAAGCTATCATTAAGGGTCACCCTCCACATAAGAATCTAGAGATGAGAGGGAATAAAGAAATCCATAAAAGGCCCACATCATACAAAAATTCTCACTAAACATGAAAAGAAAGCTACTTTGTTTCGGTGGGCATCAAAGACCTCAGCTTTTGACAATGAATTTGTGAAAAACAAACCTAATAATAGCTTAGGAAGGGGATAATTTACTTCTATTAACCATATCCTTTCGACCAAATATGCGCTCAGATAACCTAGGCCGAGAAAACAGACTTTCAACCTATGATTTGGGTCATGATGATAAAACTCAATTTGTGAACCTCGATCATGAAAGccaacacaaagaaaaaacagCAAGACCTAACTAGAAGGAAAAATCCACATAGCTTGACCGATCGTGTCAGGATAGTTGCTGCTTAAAGGACGCTGAGATTGTTGTAGCACAGAAAATAACCACTTTATGGCTTCATTCACAGTGTCCAATGATTTCAGACAAATAATCTGGCTGTGGCCATAACATGCCGAGTGTGGAATTCGGCACGAACATTTGCTAATGTCATAACTTGTCTa encodes the following:
- the LOC132189538 gene encoding probable WRKY transcription factor 11, producing MAVELMGFPKMDDQTAIQEAASQGLKSMEHLIRVLSQSHHHHQQPSHLDCTVITDHTVSNFKKVISLLNRTGHARFRRGPVRHSSSTSSSSSSASLFVPHSQTLTLVPTPITSTPTIVSPEALPQAPIPAPARFVPSQPQSLTLVFSEPNVFASNPKTTELDFTKENFSVSSSSSFMSSAITGDGSVSNGKLGPSILVAPAPAVSGGKPPLSTAPYKKRCHEHSDNVSGKFSGSGSKCHCSKKRKNREKKTIRVPAISSKVADIPPDEYSWRKYGQKPIKGSPYPRGYYKCSTMRLCPARKHVERDPSDPTMLIVTYGGEHRHAAPPAMHENGTAGMGSVFDST